A segment of the Lycium ferocissimum isolate CSIRO_LF1 chromosome 10, AGI_CSIRO_Lferr_CH_V1, whole genome shotgun sequence genome:
ACTATTCCTGCAAGAATAACAACATTTAATAACTTGCAACTATTTACCGTTTTTCTATGTAATCCGAACATATATAAACCAGAATTGACAATAGAATGAGTGCTTACTTGTAAGAACGCGGAGAACAAGTATTTTAGGAGCTTGATTGTGGTCGTCCAAAGAGAAAATCCAGAAccagaaagagaaaaaagaagaagaatgagtGAGATCTTTACGACTTGCATTGCAAAATTGCTAAAAGTGTCTTAAATTCTAGCATGACGTAGGGAATGTTCTTACAACAGTCGGGCGTTTTGAAGAATCTAAAATTGTAGTAGTCGCAGCCGTAACTGATCTCCACACAGCGAACATTCCTTGAATTTTCACCTTCACAGGACTGATATGAATTTCTACCCGTGTGGCGGGGGCACTTGTCACAGTAAACGTTCTGAAACCACGAAAGCTCAAACCCATATGCCAAAGCTTTATGCAAACTTAAAATGGAGCTATTAGCATTTGCATCGTAATTATGCCATGAAGTCATCGACATGAGGTCTACACTACACCCGACTTTCAAATCAGATGGTGATAATTCGGCCATGGTTGCATATCTGTGTCCCCTAAATAAGCCGGAAGAAGCATAACTCCTGTTGAGACAACTAGTAATTTCCACAATGTCTGGAGAATTTATGGGAAATGGACAGCTGAAAACAGTGATTGTTTCTACTAAACTAATTGGAACGCTACGTACATGACTAGGGCTAGGCAGATACCTCCTCCTCCAAGTTGTAAAACGATTAAGGAGTGAACTGTATGCTGAACGTAAAGGCTTAGGAAGAGaacaaacaactttttctcTTATATCAGGATCTACAAGGTGAATAGTGGAGTTATCATAATTAATGGCTTGTACTATGTGGTAATTCGATTCATCCCCATCTAATATTGTGTGATTCCCTTCACAGCTCAATTCATAATTTTCATGGCCGCAATGCTTCGGATCACTTTTCAATCTAAAGGGGTAACTGATGTCATGAATATGCCCACAACTAGAAGGGACACACTGCTTGTTCTGTTCTGCGAATGGAGTTTCAGAGAGATGCATAAAGATGAGGATTGTAAGAAATTTAAGAAACTTGGTTCATCCATACATTTTTCTTGGTTAACTGAGCTTAAGTTTTTGTGCGTTTTTCTCTTTTCGTTACTGGTGCCAAACACTCAGAGTTGGAGTCAAGTAGATTAAATACTCCTTccatctcaatttaagtgttttagtttgactgggcacggagtttaagaaataaagagagacttttgaattttgtgattttgaattaaaaatgtgtgTAATCCTTTAAAACTTGTGGTATTAAACTTGCTATGTAGAATGTTGATATTGAAAAACTTATTAAATCTATaaagagacactctttttgagacagaacaaaaagaaagtaaaacacttaaatagggacagagggagtatatttcATCCTCCCTCCCTAGGGGCGGAGCTAGCCCTTCGGGTGTGGGTTCGGCGGAACCTAGTAGTGTTGCTCCgaaccatatatttgtattaattttttttgtcaaatatgtacaaattatagTTTAGAACACggaaactttaaaaaattagaacTCCGAACCCATAAGCTTTAAATTCTGGCTCCGCTTCTGTCTCTCCCCCTCTCGTGGCACACTTAATTATATTGTTGCATATACAAAAAAGTCAAGCGAttgaatgaaagaaaaatcCCAAGTACCtattccccaaaaaaaaaaaaatagtcccCTCAAAGGAAAACAAAGTCAGTCTCTCATTCTAAGGGTCGTGAATATGAGTCTCCTCCTAATTAGTATCGCAGCAAACCTCTCAACCCTGCTAGCTGCAGAAAAAGGAGAAATCATGCCAACAATCCAATGAAAGAGATATCAAAGATTTCTTTTTGGTCTAACCAGCCAAGTCATCTATGTATTGATAAAAATAGTTctgtcctttttatttttagttttaccATTTCAGACAAATTAATTCTAGTCTACAATCTGGACTGGTAAAATTTCTATAAAGACAACTGCAAGTTCCATTTTGAATGCCTTCCAGTCGAGATGTCCTTCTTTTTCCTCTTGCACTTACTTCTCATAGTTGTGACATCCTTTTCGGTGTTTGGTTACGGGGGATATGACTGCAAATAGTCTAGGTGCAGTAGTGGTGGCCCTAGCATTCATTTCCCCTCCCGGCTTCAACATCAGCCAGAACATTGTGGATATCCAGGCTTCGAGCCATCTTGTAATGACAATATGACCATACTCACACTCACCAATTCACTTATACTACATGTTCTGGATATCGATTATGTGGCTCAGCAGATTCGTGTTTCTTTCCTGAGAAGTTGTGTTGTGAACCTGTTGCACTTCAATTTTTTAGCATCTCCTTTCCTTTTGGATTTgtaattattccattttcaatTGTTCTGGTATCCCAATTAGCTCAGTTGCTTGCTCTGATACACCTGACTCCATGTTAATTGCTGTCAGCAATACAGAAACTTTGGATTATGATCTCCCTCTTGATGGTTGTaagaaaattgatgaaattccATCTGTTCCCTATGTTCTAGAATTTAGTTACTTCTATATAAGTTGGTTAAATCCAAACTGTAGCTACTGTGAAGATCAAGGAATGGATTGTGGTTTCAAGAACTATACCAAGCAACTGACAATNNNNNNNNNNNNNNNNNNNNNNNNNNNNNNNNNNNNNNNNNNNNNNNNNNNNNNNNNNNNNNNNNNNNNNNNNNNNNNNNNNNNNNNNNNNNNNNNNNNNTTGATTGGACTTCTTTTCATCAGAATTCCTTGTCCTGGTTCCTTCTTCAAGTATCTCAGCACCCTCACTGCTGCTTCCCAGTGTGATCTTTTTGTATATTGCAAGAACCGACTAAGCATTTGCGCTACAAAGCATATATCTGGTCTGGTGATAGTCTAATAGATCAATTTTCCCACCAATTGCTGATAACTATGAATGTCATTTAAGATTGGATCATCTATTTTCTTAAGTAGAGTATCATACTCTACTGTAGTAAGCTTCACATTTAGTTCCATTGGCGTGGAAGCAGATTTTGCACCACCTAGTCCCATTCTTTGAAAGTAACTCCAGAGTGTACATTCTCTGATTCAGTAAAATCCTATGTTTAGATCTCAGTACTTCAATCCCTAAAAAAATACTTAAGTTGTCTCAACTCTTTCACTTTGAACTTTGATATGGTGTTCTTGTGCTTCTTCAATTAACTACTTGTTGCTACCAGTGATCAAAAGATCATCCACGTATACCAAAATCACCATAATGTCACTTTTGAATTGCTTAATGAAAAGAGATTGATCATATGAACTTTGCACATATCTTGCTGCAAGTAAAGCACTAGACAGCTTAATATTCCCTTTGTTTAGATGCTTGCTTTAATCCATACATGGATTTCAATAGTCTGCATACTTTATTCTCCCCCTGGCTGTGAAATCCTTATAGTATACACCTCCTCATCTAAATCCCCTTGAAGAAAGCATGATTGACATCCATCTATAGTAAGGGCCAGTCTTGAGAGGCTACAATGCTGATAACAGTCCTTATTGTGACAATTTTAGCAACTGGTGAAAAAGTTTCATGATAATCCAACCCCTCCTTTTGAGTATAGCCTTTAGAAAACCTAGCTTTATATTTATCCACTGAACTATCAGCCAAGTGTTTGATCTTGAACACTCATTTTGAACCAATTGATTGTTTTCCTACTGGCAAATCTATAATTTTTCAAGTATGATTTCCTTCTAATCTTTGAAATATCATCTTGCATAGCCATTATCCACCTAGGATCTTGTAATGCTTCTTTATAGGATTTTGGTTCCATTTCAGTGGAAAGGGATCCCAAATAGGCCTGATAAGTGAGAGATAGATGTGAATAACTGATATATTTTGAGATAGGATAGGTACAAGAAGCAATTGATTTGGTAGTACTAACGTAGTCCTTATGCCATCTAGGTGGTTTGACAGTTCTGGTTAGTCTAGGTTGTATGAGAGAAGATGAAGGTAGAGCTGGTGGTGATTCCTCTATAGGTGCAGGAGTATCAATATGCTTAATCTCACCACCATCAATAGTGTCAACTGGCACTTATTGAGTAGTGGGATCAACTACCTCAAGTAGTGTGCTTGAAGTAGGGACAACTGTTTCAGTAGGATCAGCACTGTCTCTTAACAAAACAGGATTTAGTACTACATTATCAGAACTAACACTGATGTCTACAAGATTAGCATCTATTTCCGCAATATTAGAACTAGTGTTTCTATATGTAGTATCAAACATATCCACATACTCTAGCATGGAAGAATCTTGATAAGAAAATGTATATTCCTTGAATGTAACATCTCTGCTATCAAAACACACCTTGTCATTCAAATCAAACAATTTGTATCCCTTCTATGTCTCTAATAACCAATCAACATTGCTTTCCTGAAAACCAATATTGCTTTCCTGAAAATCAACATTGCTTTCCTAGCTCTAGGGGAAAATTTATCTCCTTTTGGTAGTCCATTATCAGATCTAATGACTTTAACTGACAATCCAAATTGGTTCTCTATTAAAGCAAGAAAGTCTATCAACATTATAATGACCTCACATTTAGACTGAATCAAACACAACCAAGTATATATGCTATAGTCATCTACTATGGtgacaaaatattatttcttatcATATGTAGGTCTTCTGTATGGATCCCAGACACCAACATGAACCAGATGAAACTCATTTACAGTACTACTTTCACTAACAGGAAATTTCAATCTACATTACTTAGCCTAAGGAAAAATATCAACATTATGCTGAACAATCTTAGTTGTGATCTTCTTCAAGTcattaatgtcacgacccggctacgggccatgacgggtatccgggactaacccccgaacaccgctcattctgttacttatttgctctcattcataatatatgctcataatcacgGAAAACTaataacatttgaaacatatttactttatatacatgagcccttcgactatcaaaataacatatatacatacatatacataagaactgGTGAGACCATAttgcccacacatacgtatctacgagcctttactagagtactagacatgtagacgggacaggaccccgtcatgcccaaaacatgaatatatacatatatgtaccaaaagaataatcaatggcacctccggaaaaatagagtgctctcaaacagttaatagctcctacgagtctggatcacctccctgcctacctgtgggcatgaacacagcgtccaaagaaaacggacgttagtacgaacattgtactgagtatgtaaagcatgaatgaaatgaacatcatagagaaatcataaggcataacataaAGACATAACCTTTGAATGGAtgcattttatacatatatcatacgtaacATATCATGTGAACTACCATAGTGTATACACCATCATACCATTCATACATCGTTatatcattcatacatcatcatcgttaacccgcgtccgggtaaccatcatatgcagcccactagtggtgatcgtgtccggccttctaggcgcggtggaatcatagcagcccgccatagcggtgacatgtctggctatgtaggcacggtggaatcacaagcagcccgccttagcggtgacatgtccggccaattaggcgcggtggaatcacaacgtcatacatatcatatacttattattattattcatctcataagcatatcatggctttatcataattcaacatcattatgcatttatcatcaaaacatacattagaacttgagggcaactatagctgtgtcggggtgacataaggtcgtgaacccccgattacgttatggagtaatcataagcgttatatctcaccttggagggactaacgttttaaggtgagtacacataaggaaaacatcaataaatcatagtcgacatcattaacttcgtaaagacatcatatcatgaactctaggatctttagacttaattaagctcatcattatcattatcgtgtTCATAATGCACCTCTCATGttatatagctattcatgaacatagactctttgTTTCCTTGAAGAtagggaattcatgaagaagaaagaatttcatgtcataagattcatgccttagaaagaaaggactagcctcacatacctttgtcactTAACTAAACTATCGCTTGCTTGTCCTCCTTTAATgtacacgttctaccttcaagagaatttgtatcgacattagctaaacaatcataagaacgtgcttactaaagctagagaaaattgggcagcatttcctttgtttatatgacttcctccatattccatatcaactcccaaacattcataacaacaatcacaatatcataaacaacaattctcattcatttacattattcgcatttcacaatttcccttcaattctccaaaatcatgatcatagttcaccatcatgtttcttcacatataatactcattccatgttctaaacgttattcataacgtatttataatctcaacatatcaatatccgcaactcaatccaaacttctactcaacaatgacactattcccatatttatgacccatttcacatattcttctacaattcaagtgtttcaacttatcaatacttcaaacatcatggaaataccataaaacttaccttagataatggtagaataagtcttgagtggaatactcttcttgcaccaaaaaccctaattcacttctcttggaatttcttgacttagatgactttgatGTGCTTCACAATCTtaattcttgttggtttgatgaagttgatcatcaactttccttgaattcttgtggatgaagtgtatggaatattctagaggtcttgagaggttgaagaagtgtgtggaatgaaataaatgaagtgggaaaacTCTTATATAATTAGAACTTGTtcagctcgtcgggacttccacggacactttcacggtccgtggaacattatgttgtccgtggaactggtcgtggttcaccaccagccagccaccaacTCTGCTGAGAGTTTCACGGACCCTTTCACGGTTCGTACAAAgttacacggtccgtggaagtggccgtgcaaCTCACAGTTTTCCCGAAGTCGtcttccgtcgtttcgtttaatctccaatccttttggaaccttcttaaccCTTGTCtaacacttcaacatcaatctaagggacgttataactctttcccaaaacatcattagactgtcattaactcgatactcaaaattcttgcccgacacacgacATATGATTCGCTTTCCTCAGCAACTTTTGTCTCCCAGTtccaatgtctttgaaaatcttaattaggaccatcaaagactatttcttacttgcccaaacatcgtatacgtcatgcccttcgttagtctattcactgtacgctaaggggaaatttctaaggtgtaacaattAATGTGTTGCATTGTCTTTATTGAAGCATGTCCTAGCCTTAGATGCCACAATCTCGTATCAGTGTTATTGTGGTTGTCTAACACGGTTGCATTTGTTGTAGTTATTTGAGTTTTCACCTCCTTCAATAACAAATCATCTCTTTTCTTACTAATCCCCATCACATTTCCATTGAAGAGACCCTGAAACACATACAAATCTGGGGAAAATGACACTAAACAAGACAATTCCCTAGTTAGTTTAGATATAGAcaataaattaaatttgaagtctGGTACATAAAGCACCCTTCCTAGCTCACGAGCTTTTAGGATGAGCATTTCCTATTCCTTCAATTTGACATGTATTTCCAGTTGGCACTTGTACTCCGCTAGAATGCCAACTGTCTAATCTTCTAAGAGTATTTAACAAATCCTTGCTAGGTATAATATGGTGTGTTGCTCCAATATCAATTATCCATTCATAAGTCTTACTTAGATTGGGTATAAAGCAGTAATACCTGCCATTTTTGTAGCACACTCTCCTGGTCCTGTTTTCTCTATCCTATTCACCAAGTTCTGATATTGTTCttaagaagaaaaatgatgTCCAAACCCCTGTCCTCTACTGGGTGATTCTTCTGCCTCTTTGGCATAATTTGCCACAGTTTTGAAGTCATTGTGTCCTCTTGTATCATTTCCTTTTCTCTTACTCTTGAAATCTAGTGGATAACTTATCAACCTATAGCATCTATGCTTAGGATGTCCTTCGTATCCACAATTTCTACAAGCTGTGCCATATCTAGGTTTGTGACCCTGAATTCTTTCTGCAACTAAGGTTTAAGGCTCTGTATTCTTACCAATCACACCTAATTCTCTTTGACTCTCTTTTTGTGTTGCCACTGCATAGGCCTCATTCACTGTCACTGTTGGTTTCCTGGCTAGAATATTGCTTCTGATTGCACTATAGCTCTCATTCAATCCCATCAATAACTATAACAACCATTGTGATTTTAAATGAGCCACATAAGCAGCTAATTCATCACATTCACAGCCTAGTGAAGGAATCATAACATCCATTTCTGCCTACAAATCCTTCAATTTTGTATAATAAGTTGTAACTGGACCATTACCTTGTTTAAGATTTCCAATCTCAGTCCACAAATGATAGACTCAAGTCAGATCTGACCTGTCAAACCTTTCTTCAAAGTCCTTCCATATCCTTTTCGCATTAGAAGCATACATGATGCCAGGTAACAATTCACTCGCTATTGTTCTTGCAATCCAGGACAACCCTATAGCATTACATTTTTCCCGCTGTTATTCTAATGCACCTTTGTACACACTTTTCACTCATGTTCTATCTATGAACCCTAGCTTTCCTTTTCCTCTGAGTGCTAATTTCATTGACCTACTCCACAAAGCATAACTTTCGGGTCTTTTGAGTTTCATTGGAATTAAAATTATACCAGGTGCGTCTGAAGCTTGAAGGTAAAGAAGATGATTTTGATCAATTGTTGTGACCTCGTTAACCACCATTGTTGATATTGTATCATCAACCGCCATTGTTGCTTACTTTGAAGCTTTGTTTGTCTGTAATTCTGTTTGCTTTTCTTACGCAACTAATCCCTTTTGGATCACTGCTCTGATATCATTTTAAGTTTCCATGAATGAGATTTGAATCTCATACATTCATGGAAACATACACCGTTCGAAGATGATGGAAGAAGGAAGAGAAGAGAAATTGagatattttgtatattgattatgatgtgagtacaATGCTACTCCTTATATAACAAACTCACGTGCACATCCATGTATAACTCTAACAAACTAACTAACTCACTTTACAGCTAAGCAACACCTAATTACTTTATCTAAAACCAGTTGTatatagtccatacatactgaTATACCACCCGAGTATATTGCTAACATACTACACTAATATACTATCATTTCTAACAGTATTCAACTTGAAAGGTCAACTTAACTTTCTCGTATTTCTAGTGGGACAATTAAGGTTACTAAATGATTTAGAACTTTACGCACAGAAAATAAACAATGACCTACTTTTATGACCGATGGATTGACAAAAAAATCCAATGAATACTTTCTTCAAATTGTTGAAATTGAATTAATTCTTTGCAACTTGTCTTGAGGATAACGGTGGCTTGGCTTACGAGGATACAAAATCCTTATATAATTTGTTCCATTCTAAATGGAATCAAAtaataaaccaaaaaagaaatctTATTGCAGAAAACGCAATgttcaaatacatatatttgagTAGGCAATACTTCTTTTTGCCTTATAACTTTCTCATGTTTATGCCCATTAAATCAAAACGAGAGAATTGAGTGTTTTCCGAATAATTGTCacactaataaaaaaataaagtaagatatTCTTGTGTTAGAACACAAATTGTCTAACTAACACAAATTGTCTAACTATCTCCTTTTGTTTAACTATAGAAATATAATAAGTTAATAACTGatattatcttcttctttatcaCAATATGAATCATAATATGCTTtacgaaaaaaaattaaagaattcgAGCATTACTAGAGACTTAACCATGTTCTGACGCCATCGAATCATTctgaaaatttgataaaattcCAATATGAAATCATCATGGTATCATCTGGTTTTGGATTTACCAAGTCTTAAAAAATGAGTCCTTACCCGAGGTCTTGTAGAAGAACAAATTTCTTCACAGTGACATTATTGGACATGGatacttttatattttctttttgaaaatacaATGAGTGAAAAAACAATCCACACTAGGAGAAAGCCTCAGGAAGTCATATCACTTCTAATCCATTCTCTATTATATGAAACACTAGTGTTATTTGGTCCGTTCTAAGATTCTCACCAAACCGTTAAAATTGAATTTGcgagatatttttttaatatttttttttttttggttcttgctTCTTTGTTTTTGCAATATTAGTTTGACACTTTCAAAAGAATTCTAAAAtattaatgttaaaaaaaaggtatttaaaagttaaaggaaaacattttttgtaGTTTATATATTAGACTAATAAATGAAAGCTTTTCTAATTTCTATTTTACTGAACTTTTGAGATAAAAGTCTCCGACGATCCAATgagcttttcatatgttatattaatttcatttatttctctgAATTGAACCCATATTggctaatttattttttacaaaaagataCTACTAAttgtcaaaaatattttgtgcTACAATATTGTTGTATGATGAAATCAGTAAAGTtaactcataaaataattaaaatttttggCATTGCAAGATAATTTTGTAGAtgttctttcaaattaaacaatggaaaaaaaatattccaaaaacAATGAAATTAAATTGTTCGTACTTTAAGCTTTATTTTTCCTTCCAAAAAGTACATGTTAAAAAATCGAATCCAcctttttaatatggggtgcacgtttttttttttttgacattgcttgttttttttaatgggatactttaaaaattacatgaatgttatttaattttttaatatggggtgcacggttttttgacattattttttttaatatgaggtccattttttttatattgcttgattttgttaatatggggtccacatttttttatttttttatgagttTAGAGATGGTGAGctacactttttcttttttttttacattgctTAATATTTTTAGTAGGGGATCCAccccttttaaaaaacaataaagaaaatacaaTATTTAGACTTGCAAATAGATTTCCTCAATAACTTTAAAATAGTAATCGGTTGAGTTATGAAGACAACAAGACTAAAGCGGAGCGATAAATCTGTTGAATTGGT
Coding sequences within it:
- the LOC132032414 gene encoding uncharacterized protein LOC132032414; protein product: MHLSETPFAEQNKQCVPSSCGHIHDISYPFRLKSDPKHCGHENYELSCEGNHTILDGDESNYHIVQAINYDNSTIHLVDPDIREKVVCSLPKPLRSAYSSLLNRFTTWRRRYLPSPSHVRSVPISLVETITVFSCPFPINSPDIVEITSCLNRSYASSGLFRGHRYATMAELSPSDLKVGCSVDLMSMTSWHNYDANANSSILSLHKALAYGFELSWFQNVYCDKCPRHTGRNSYQSCEGENSRNVRCVEISYGCDYYNFRFFKTPDCCKNIPYVMLEFKTLLAILQCKS